One genomic window of Glycine soja cultivar W05 chromosome 9, ASM419377v2, whole genome shotgun sequence includes the following:
- the LOC114367712 gene encoding telomere repeat-binding factor 1-like, giving the protein MGAPKQKWTAEEEQALKAGVVKHGVGKWRTILKDPEFSSVLYLRSNVDLKDKWRNLSVMANGWSSREKSRLSVRRVHQVPRQDENSMAITAVAPSDEEIVDVKPLQVSRDMVHIPGPKRSNLSLDKLIMEAITCLKENGGSNKTAIAAFIEDQYWALPGLKSMLSAKLKFLTASGKLIKVNRKYRIAPIAAYSDRRRNSSVLYLEGRQKASMKIDRDETNILTRSQIDLELEKIRSMTPQEAAAFAARAVAEAEAAIAEAEEAAKEAEAAEADAEAAQAFADATTKSAKGRKSPKRIHA; this is encoded by the exons CTTAAAGCCGGAGTTGTCAAGCATGGTGTTGGTAAATGGCGCACCATACTGAAGGATCCAGAGTTTAGTAGTGTCTTGTACCTGCGGTCAAATGTGGATCTCAAG GATAAATGGAGAAATCTGAGTGTGATGGCAAATGGATGGAGCTCTAGGGAAAAATCTAGGTTATCAGTCAGAAGGGTGCATCAGGTCCCGAGACAGGATGAGAACTCTATGGCTATCACTGCTGTTGCTCCAAGTGATGAAGAAATTGTTGATGTTAAGCCTCTTCAAGTTTCTAGAGATATGGTGCATATTCCTGGTCCAAAGAGGTCTAATTTAAG TTTGGATAAACTTATAATGGAAGCGATCACTTGCTTGAAGGAGAATGGTGGTTCTAATAAGACAGCTATTGCAGCTTTCATAGAG GACCAATATTGGGCACTGCCAGGCTTAAAAAGTATGTTGTCtgcaaaattaaagtttttgacAGCAAGTGGAAAACTGATCAAG GTAAATCGCAAGTATAGAATTGCACCTATAGCAGCATATTCTGACAGAAGAAGAAACTCATCCGTGTTATATTTGGAAGGGAGGCAGAAAGCCTCTATGAAAATTGACAGGGATGAGACCAACATCCTTACTAGATCTCAGATAGATTTAGAGTTAGAAAAGATAAGGTCTATGACTCCACAAGAGGCAGCTGCATTTGCTGCTCGAGCAGTTGCTGAAGCAGAAGCCGCCATTGCAGAAGCAGAGGAGGCAGCAAAGGAAGCAGAGGCAGCAGAAGCTGATGCGGAGGCTGCACAAGCTTTTGCAGATGCTACAACAAAATCAGCGAAAGGGAGAAAATCCCCAAAGAGg ATCCATGCTTGA
- the LOC114368869 gene encoding ent-kaurenoic acid oxidase 2-like, with product MIMMMMMCSMWMWVVLVAIAGALLVLRSILKNVNWWLYESKLGVKQYSLPPGDMGWPFIGNMWSFLSAFKSKDPDSFISSFVSRFGRTGMYKTMMFGNPSIIVTTPEICKRVLTDDDKFTPGWPQSTIELIGKRSFISMSYEEHKRLRRLTSSSINGMEALSLYLTYIEKNVKSSLEKWANMGQIEFLTEIRKLTFKIIMHIFLSSESEHVMEALEREYTALNHGVRAMCINIPGFAYHKAFKARKNLVAIFQSIVDERRNLRKGYLPGKAKDMMDALIDLEDDERKLSDEDIIDIMLMYLNAGHESSGHITMWATFFLQKHPEYLQKAKAEQEEIIRRRPSTQKGLTLKEVREMDFLYKVIDETLRVITFSLVVFREAKTDVNINGYTVPKGWKVLVWFRSVHLDPEIFPDPKEFNPNRWNKEHKAGEFLPFGGGSRLCPGNDLAKMEIAVFLHHFLLNYRFEQHNPNCPVRYLPHTRPMDNCLGRVRKCPSTTT from the exons atgataatgatgatgatgatgtgttCCATGTGGATGTGGGTTGTCCTTGTGGCCATTGCTGGTGCCCTTTTAGTCCTAAGATCTATCCTCAAGAATGTAAATTGGTGGCTCTATGAATCCAAATTGGGTGTGAAGCAGTACTCTTTGCCACCAGGTGACATGGGATGGCCCTTCATTGGCAACATGTGGTCCTTTCTCAGTGCTTTCAAGTCCAAGGACCCTGATTCCTTCATCTCCTCCTTTGTCTCCAG ATTTGGAAGAACTGGAATGTACAAGACCATGATGTTTGGAAATCCAAGTATAATTGTGACAACACCTGAAATATGCAAAAGGGTGCTTACAGATGACGATAAATTCACACCTGGTTGGCCTCAATCTACTATAGAGCTCATTGGAAAGAGGTCATTTATTTCAATGTCTTATGAAGAACATAAGCGCCTTAGGCGTTTGACATCCTCTTCAATCAATGGCATGGAAGCACTGTCCCTCTACTTGacatatattgaaaaaaatgtgaaatctTCCTTGGAGAAATGGGCCAACATGGGACAAATTGAGTTCTTAACTGAGATCAGGAAGCTTACTTTCAAAATCATTATGCATATTTTCCTTAGCTCAGAGAGTGAACATGTTATGGAGGCTTTGGAGAGGGAATACACAGCACTTAATCATGGAGTTAGAGCCATGTGTATTAATATTCCCGGATTTGCATACCACAAAGCATTCAAG GCAAGGAAAAATCTAGTGGCCATATTTCAATCTATTGTGGACGAGAGAAGAAACTTAAGGAAGGGCTATCTGCCTGGAAAAGCCAAAGATATGATGGATGCTCTGATAGATCTTGAAGATGATGAAAGAAAGTTGAGTGATGAGGACATCATTGACATCATGTTGATGTACTTGAATGCGGGCCACGAGTCTTCAGGACATATTACCATGTGGGCAACCTTCTTCCTGCAAAAGCACCCAGAATATCTCCAAAAGGCTAAG GCAGAACAAGAAGAAATAATAAGGAGAAGGCCTTCAACACAGAAAGGGTTGACACTTAAGGAAGTTCGGGAGATGGATTTTCTTTATAAG GTGATTGATGAAACATTGCGTGTGATTACATTCTCACTAGTGGTCTTTCGGGAggcaaaaactgatgttaatatcaaTG GATACACAGTTCCAAAAGGTTGGAAAGTgcttgtgtggttcagatcaGTTCACCTTGATCCTGAAATATTTCCTGATCCAAAGGAATTTAACCCTAATAGATGGAAT AAAGAGCACAAGGCTGGAGAATTCCTTCCCTTTGGAGGAGGAAGTAGATTGTGTCCTGGGAATGATCTTGCCAAGATGGAAATAGCAGTTTTTCTTCACCATTTCCTTCTGAATTACCG ATTTGAACAGCATAATCCTAATTGCCCTGTGAGATACTTGCCACATACAAGGCCAATGGACAATTGCTTGGGAAGGGTCAGGAAATGTCCATCTACAACAACCTAA